One genomic region from Pseudomonas hormoni encodes:
- a CDS encoding sensor domain-containing diguanylate cyclase: MDGASDIEALKFNLSDLNENMLHTIMELVSDGIWDWNANTGFVYRNPGWYEMLGYAPHSLDNTVLTWENVMHPDDYPRVMALFDDYLSQRAPGYQAEYRCRTQDGRYIWIEDRGHVLARNADGSVARMVGAHRSIEDKKLLVEALERRNQSLEAIVEERTRELSRVNQQLQIQLEENRKLAETDALTSIANRHRLSKTLPQECDRAQRFRQPLSLIAMDIDDFKNINDHYGHALGDAALVQVVESVKRCVREGDLLARWGGDEFIMVLPNTSLADARTFAETIRHSLAGLPPVGDFQLTLSFGVVQRFDEEQQTGLLARADQALYRSKVAGKNVISG, translated from the coding sequence ATGGATGGGGCCTCGGATATCGAAGCGTTGAAGTTCAATCTGTCCGATTTGAACGAAAACATGCTGCACACCATTATGGAACTGGTCAGTGACGGCATCTGGGACTGGAACGCCAATACCGGTTTCGTTTACCGCAATCCCGGCTGGTACGAAATGCTTGGCTATGCACCTCACTCCCTCGACAACACGGTGTTGACCTGGGAAAACGTGATGCACCCCGACGATTACCCGCGGGTCATGGCCCTGTTTGACGACTACCTGAGCCAACGGGCTCCCGGTTATCAAGCCGAGTATCGCTGTCGCACACAGGACGGGCGCTATATCTGGATCGAAGATCGCGGCCACGTGCTTGCACGTAATGCCGACGGTTCGGTCGCGCGCATGGTCGGTGCGCACCGCAGCATTGAAGACAAGAAACTCCTGGTCGAAGCGCTTGAACGAAGGAATCAATCCCTCGAAGCCATCGTCGAAGAACGCACTCGAGAGTTATCCCGGGTCAACCAGCAGTTGCAGATCCAACTCGAAGAAAACCGCAAACTGGCGGAAACCGACGCGCTGACCTCAATCGCCAATCGACATCGTCTGAGTAAAACCCTTCCCCAGGAATGTGACCGCGCCCAACGCTTCCGACAGCCACTGTCGCTGATTGCCATGGACATCGACGACTTCAAAAACATCAACGATCACTACGGTCATGCCTTGGGTGATGCCGCACTGGTGCAGGTGGTCGAGAGTGTGAAGCGCTGCGTCCGCGAGGGTGATTTGCTGGCGCGTTGGGGCGGTGATGAGTTCATCATGGTCCTGCCCAACACCTCGCTGGCCGACGCCAGAACCTTCGCCGAAACCATCCGCCATAGCCTCGCCGGCTTGCCGCCGGTGGGAGACTTTCAACTGACCCTCAGTTTTGGTGTGGTTCAGCGCTTCGACGAAGAACAGCAGACCGGGCTGCTGGCCAGGGCTGATCAGGCGTTGTATCGGTCGAAGGTGGCGGGCAAGAATGTGATTTCGGGGTGA
- a CDS encoding LysR family transcriptional regulator, giving the protein MDLFQAMTVYVRVVESGSMTAAAFQCEMSTTMVGNHLRALEQRLGVRLLNRTTRRQRLTEFGTAYYQRCLEVLGLVADSERLAEQALDEPSGTLRLTAPLTFGTEKLAPALSEFALLCPRVKLDVVLTNRRPDLLENGFDVAFRLGNMEQTNLIARPLEDYTLTMCASPSYLTRRGNPEKPDDLRHHDCLSFAYPAGDDWHSVEKEWRLTGAEGEVTVAVSGPMLINSSAGLHQAARTGMGIVLLPDALVEQDLKDGKLVAVMPDYLPPNRPMSLMYAQDRYRLPKLRSFVDFAMRMWGKH; this is encoded by the coding sequence ATGGATTTATTTCAGGCAATGACCGTTTACGTCAGAGTGGTGGAATCCGGCAGCATGACCGCTGCCGCTTTTCAGTGCGAAATGTCTACCACCATGGTGGGCAATCACCTGCGGGCACTGGAGCAACGCCTGGGTGTACGCTTGCTCAACCGTACGACGCGGCGCCAGCGGCTGACGGAATTCGGCACCGCCTACTATCAACGCTGCCTCGAAGTACTGGGGCTGGTGGCTGATTCCGAACGCCTGGCCGAGCAAGCCCTCGATGAGCCGAGCGGCACCCTGCGCCTCACCGCACCACTGACGTTCGGCACCGAAAAACTCGCGCCCGCGCTGAGCGAATTCGCCCTGCTTTGTCCACGAGTCAAACTGGACGTGGTCCTCACCAACCGGCGTCCGGACCTGCTCGAAAATGGTTTCGACGTGGCGTTTCGGCTGGGCAATATGGAACAGACCAACCTGATCGCCCGTCCACTCGAGGACTACACGCTGACTATGTGTGCATCACCGAGCTACCTGACGCGCCGAGGCAACCCGGAAAAACCGGATGACCTGCGACACCATGACTGCCTGTCCTTTGCCTACCCGGCGGGCGATGACTGGCACTCGGTGGAAAAGGAATGGCGCCTGACCGGGGCTGAAGGCGAGGTGACTGTGGCGGTCAGTGGACCCATGCTGATCAACAGCTCCGCAGGATTGCATCAAGCGGCACGCACCGGCATGGGCATCGTGCTGTTGCCCGACGCATTGGTGGAGCAAGACCTCAAGGACGGAAAACTGGTGGCCGTGATGCCGGATTACCTGCCGCCGAACCGGCCGATGAGCCTGATGTACGCACAGGATCGCTATCGTTTGCCGAAACTGCGCAGTTTCGTCGACTTCGCCATGCGAATGTGGGGCAAGCACTAG
- a CDS encoding aspartate aminotransferase family protein encodes MTAACLMSTYQPLALSFTKGLGTRLWDQAGREYLDAVAGVAVTNVGHSHPRIVSAISEQAGLLLHTSNLYSIDWQQRLAQKLTRLAGMERAFFNNSGAEANETALKLARLHGWHKGIEQPLVVVMENAFHGRTLGTLSASDGPAVRLGFNELPGDFVKVPFGDLKSLDKVQQAHGPRIVAILMEPIQGESGVQLAPPGYLKAVRDLCNRRGWLLMLDEIQTGIGRTGQWFAFQHEGIVPDVMTLAKGLGNGVPIGACLARGKAADLFTPGSHGSTFGGNPLACRVGCTVLDIIEEQGLLENAKVQGERLLARLRIELADDPNVLAIRGQGLMIGIELKQPIRDLTLIAARDHGLLINVTRGKTIRLLPPLTIDEREVEMIVRGVGRAVSAA; translated from the coding sequence ATGACCGCCGCCTGCCTGATGAGTACTTACCAACCACTGGCCTTGAGTTTCACTAAAGGCCTCGGCACGCGCCTGTGGGATCAGGCCGGTCGTGAATACCTGGACGCGGTGGCGGGCGTGGCGGTGACCAATGTCGGCCATTCCCACCCCAGAATTGTCTCCGCCATCAGCGAACAGGCGGGGCTGTTGTTGCACACCTCCAACCTCTACAGCATCGACTGGCAGCAGCGGCTGGCGCAGAAACTGACCCGGCTGGCGGGCATGGAGCGGGCGTTCTTCAACAATTCCGGTGCCGAAGCCAACGAGACTGCGCTGAAACTGGCGCGGCTGCATGGCTGGCACAAAGGCATTGAGCAGCCCTTGGTGGTCGTCATGGAAAATGCCTTTCATGGCCGGACGCTCGGCACGTTGTCCGCCAGTGATGGCCCGGCTGTACGCCTGGGTTTCAATGAACTGCCGGGGGATTTCGTCAAAGTGCCGTTTGGCGATCTCAAGTCGCTGGACAAGGTGCAACAGGCCCACGGCCCGCGCATCGTGGCGATCCTGATGGAACCGATTCAGGGTGAGAGCGGTGTGCAACTGGCTCCGCCGGGATACCTCAAAGCCGTGCGTGACCTGTGCAACCGGCGCGGATGGCTGCTGATGCTCGACGAAATCCAGACTGGCATCGGTCGCACCGGTCAGTGGTTTGCGTTCCAGCACGAAGGCATCGTTCCGGACGTCATGACGTTGGCCAAAGGCCTGGGTAATGGCGTTCCCATCGGTGCCTGCCTGGCCCGGGGCAAAGCCGCCGACCTCTTCACCCCCGGTAGCCACGGCAGCACCTTCGGCGGCAATCCACTGGCGTGTCGCGTGGGTTGCACCGTGCTGGACATCATCGAAGAACAGGGCTTGCTGGAAAACGCCAAAGTGCAGGGTGAACGTCTGCTGGCCAGATTGCGCATCGAATTGGCGGATGACCCGAACGTCCTGGCCATCCGTGGCCAGGGCCTGATGATCGGCATCGAACTCAAGCAACCGATTCGCGACCTGACATTGATCGCCGCCCGGGATCATGGCTTGCTGATCAACGTGACACGGGGCAAGACCATCCGGCTGCTGCCGCCGCTGACGATTGATGAGCGGGAGGTGGAGATGATTGTCAGAGGGGTTGGTCGGGCGGTGAGTGCGGCCTGA
- a CDS encoding adenylate kinase, whose product MNLARTLIIGNSGSGKSWLAERLAGHLRSLWIDLDSIHWLSDEHSIARPRAEALGMARIAADEERWVIEGVYGWIASELIHRATALIWLCVDDEHCVANIRQREHKPDDDELLMVLLAWAGSYRDREDSCGFLAHQQLYEVFAGSKIKLMNRGEITVFAEDLLPAD is encoded by the coding sequence ATGAATCTCGCTCGGACACTGATTATCGGCAACTCCGGCTCGGGCAAAAGCTGGTTGGCCGAGCGGTTGGCTGGACATCTGCGATCACTATGGATCGATCTCGATTCGATCCACTGGCTGTCCGACGAACACAGCATCGCCCGTCCACGCGCCGAAGCATTGGGCATGGCGCGGATTGCGGCAGACGAAGAGCGCTGGGTGATAGAGGGTGTTTACGGCTGGATCGCCAGCGAACTTATCCACCGCGCTACAGCGTTGATCTGGTTGTGTGTAGATGATGAACATTGCGTCGCCAATATTCGCCAGCGAGAACACAAACCGGATGATGACGAGTTGTTAATGGTGCTGCTGGCGTGGGCCGGCAGTTATCGTGACCGCGAAGACTCCTGTGGTTTTTTGGCGCATCAGCAGCTGTACGAAGTTTTCGCGGGTTCAAAAATCAAACTAATGAATCGAGGCGAGATCACAGTATTCGCGGAAGACCTACTACCCGCCGATTGA
- a CDS encoding alkaline phosphatase D family protein translates to MSEPQPLPDHQTPLPPVLVGPMLRRLEPTRLVLWLVGSRALSLTLRLEGIGEIPLNAGQCKVIPIGIHAFIHLIDVPLDAPLPCDTLIEYDLLIDEAAMGIAEWAPHLLYGEARSPNFVLRSRIDQLLHGSCRKPHHPAADGLLCVDRLLASEHEATERPALLMMSGDQVYADDVAGPMLRAIHALIARLGLFGEHLEGAVVSDSAKLYEHAASYYHRADLLPALQSNETLRERFFGGARKPIFTSSSADNHLVTFAEVMAMYLLVWSPTPWTLIAPKPPKLIPERRERYALEQTRIDGFKAGLGGVARAFAHLPCLMIFDDHDITDDWNLSAQWEETAYGHPFSKRIIGNALIAYMLCQGWGNNPDAFGVLLEKTDGFSATGDDGYLDSPVQDALIDELLKFQHWHYVLPTSPAMVVLDTRTRRWRSEMTLKQPSGLLDWEALSELQQELLDHPSAIIVSPAPVFGVKLIETVQRVFSWFGYPLLVDAENWMAHRGAAQVILNIFRHSRTPGNYVVLSGDVHYSFVYEVLIRHRKAGPRIWQITSSGIKNEFPPALLEWFDRLNRWLYSPRSPLNWLTKRRRMRIVPHVPEHAEAGERLWNSAGIGQVFFNEKGQPQEIFQHNSNGSPKTRMVAPEAED, encoded by the coding sequence ATGTCCGAACCGCAGCCATTGCCTGACCATCAAACCCCATTGCCACCCGTCCTCGTCGGCCCAATGCTGCGGCGCCTGGAGCCGACGCGCCTGGTGCTTTGGCTGGTAGGATCCCGAGCGTTGTCGCTGACATTGCGCCTGGAGGGTATCGGCGAAATCCCCTTGAACGCCGGGCAGTGCAAGGTCATCCCGATTGGGATTCATGCCTTCATCCATTTGATCGATGTGCCACTGGACGCCCCCCTGCCCTGCGACACGCTGATCGAGTACGACCTGCTGATTGATGAAGCCGCAATGGGCATCGCCGAATGGGCGCCGCATCTGCTGTATGGCGAAGCACGCTCTCCGAATTTTGTTTTGCGCTCTCGGATCGACCAGTTGCTTCATGGCTCCTGCCGCAAACCGCACCATCCCGCCGCCGACGGTTTGCTCTGCGTTGATCGCTTGCTGGCGTCAGAGCACGAAGCAACGGAGCGTCCGGCGCTGCTGATGATGAGCGGCGATCAGGTGTACGCCGACGATGTCGCGGGGCCGATGTTGCGGGCCATCCATGCATTGATCGCGCGACTTGGGTTGTTCGGCGAACACCTCGAAGGCGCGGTGGTCAGCGACAGCGCCAAGCTCTATGAGCATGCGGCCAGTTATTACCACCGTGCGGATTTGTTACCGGCGCTGCAGAGCAACGAAACCCTGCGCGAGCGATTTTTCGGCGGCGCGCGTAAGCCGATTTTCACCAGCAGCAGTGCCGACAATCATCTGGTGACGTTTGCTGAAGTCATGGCCATGTACCTGCTGGTGTGGTCGCCAACACCCTGGACGTTGATCGCGCCCAAACCGCCGAAATTGATTCCCGAACGACGCGAGCGTTATGCGCTGGAGCAGACGCGCATCGACGGTTTCAAGGCTGGCCTGGGCGGTGTCGCACGGGCCTTTGCGCATCTGCCCTGCCTGATGATTTTTGACGATCACGATATTACCGATGACTGGAATCTTTCCGCGCAATGGGAGGAAACGGCCTACGGCCATCCGTTCTCCAAGCGCATCATCGGCAACGCGCTGATTGCTTATATGTTGTGTCAGGGCTGGGGCAACAATCCGGATGCGTTCGGTGTGTTGCTGGAGAAGACGGACGGTTTTAGCGCGACCGGGGACGATGGCTATCTCGACAGTCCCGTGCAGGACGCCTTGATCGATGAGTTGCTGAAGTTTCAGCACTGGCATTACGTGCTGCCGACCAGCCCGGCCATGGTGGTGCTCGACACCCGCACCCGGCGCTGGCGCAGTGAGATGACGCTCAAGCAGCCCTCGGGTCTGCTGGACTGGGAAGCCCTCAGTGAGCTGCAACAGGAATTGCTCGATCATCCGTCGGCGATCATCGTTTCGCCGGCACCGGTGTTCGGCGTGAAGCTGATTGAAACCGTGCAACGGGTGTTCAGCTGGTTCGGTTATCCACTGCTGGTGGACGCCGAAAACTGGATGGCCCATCGCGGCGCAGCGCAAGTGATCCTGAACATTTTCCGACACTCGCGTACACCGGGTAACTACGTGGTGCTGTCGGGTGATGTGCATTATTCCTTCGTCTATGAAGTACTGATCCGACACCGCAAGGCTGGGCCGAGGATCTGGCAGATCACCAGCAGCGGCATCAAGAACGAATTTCCACCGGCGTTGCTTGAATGGTTCGACCGACTCAATCGCTGGCTGTATTCCCCGCGCTCGCCGCTGAACTGGCTGACCAAACGCCGACGGATGCGCATCGTGCCGCATGTTCCAGAGCACGCCGAGGCGGGTGAACGGTTGTGGAATTCGGCGGGGATCGGGCAGGTGTTCTTTAATGAGAAAGGACAGCCGCAGGAGATTTTTCAGCATAACTCGAATGGGTCGCCGAAGACGCGGATGGTGGCGCCTGAGGCTGAGGATTGA